In Desulfovibrio gilichinskyi, a genomic segment contains:
- a CDS encoding EAL domain-containing protein, whose translation MLNTPTLSIHEIIERNCLATMFQPIISMSRKSVLGYEALTRGINPYTEHVISPLDLFAMCEDVATLTKLDRACRWNAFKTFAPISKKNRSLILSVNIDAAVLAKNTQSLGTTGEMIKKFDIPASNVVIEIIESKAGSEDVLYKFTENCRKIGFLIALDDIGTGHSNLDRIPALKPDIIKIDRSLIKDIDSKFHNLEVTRSLINLAERTGTLPLAEGVETTQEALTLMQMGIDVFQGYYFGKPMCAENVQNDHTAPIKALSSRFKIHTMERLAVKKRLENSYKKLAKGLKTLISLAPDDNPDTVLSSFIDENSSIECAYILDENGKQLSQTVCNPFRLKENRRLIYQPAPKGADHSLKEYYLTIKSGEKWHTTTPYISLASGNTCITISTKLNCSVNSPVLCIDISTNLNE comes from the coding sequence TGAAGCTTTGACGCGAGGGATCAACCCTTATACTGAGCATGTAATCTCACCGTTAGATCTGTTTGCAATGTGTGAGGATGTCGCGACGCTTACAAAGCTCGATAGAGCCTGCAGATGGAATGCCTTCAAGACCTTCGCCCCCATTTCAAAAAAAAATCGTTCACTCATTCTTTCTGTAAATATTGATGCTGCTGTGCTTGCTAAAAACACTCAGTCTTTGGGCACTACCGGGGAAATGATTAAAAAATTCGATATCCCGGCAAGCAATGTAGTTATAGAAATAATTGAATCAAAAGCAGGCAGTGAAGATGTTCTCTACAAATTCACTGAAAATTGCCGCAAAATCGGCTTTCTTATTGCTCTTGATGATATCGGCACCGGGCATTCAAATCTTGACAGAATACCTGCACTCAAACCGGATATCATCAAAATTGACCGTTCGCTGATTAAAGATATCGATTCAAAATTTCACAATCTTGAAGTCACCAGATCTCTTATAAATCTTGCAGAAAGGACAGGAACTCTTCCGCTTGCGGAAGGGGTTGAGACTACCCAGGAAGCACTGACACTTATGCAAATGGGTATTGATGTTTTTCAGGGATATTACTTCGGTAAGCCGATGTGCGCTGAAAATGTGCAAAATGACCACACTGCTCCGATTAAAGCACTGTCCTCAAGATTTAAAATTCACACTATGGAAAGACTTGCCGTAAAAAAAAGGCTTGAAAATTCTTATAAAAAATTAGCAAAAGGACTGAAGACACTCATTTCGTTAGCCCCTGACGATAATCCAGATACAGTTTTATCTTCGTTTATTGATGAGAACAGCTCAATCGAATGTGCCTATATTTTAGACGAAAACGGGAAACAGCTTTCACAGACAGTTTGCAATCCATTCAGATTAAAGGAAAACCGCAGACTCATTTATCAGCCAGCCCCCAAAGGAGCGGACCACTCTCTTAAAGAGTACTATCTGACCATCAAATCCGGTGAGAAATGGCATACCACAACCCCGTATATTTCTCTTGCCTCCGGAAACACCTGTATAACAATTTCAACAAAGCTGAATTGCAGTGTTAACAGCCCGGTACTCTGCATTGATATCAGCACCAATTTAAACGAATAA